AGGTCGTTCCATGCAACATCGACGTCGTCTCCAAGCGCCGACCTTAACGCGTCAAGCAAGCACCGCTCGACGTTCTGTCCTAGCAGCATCGGCACCTGGATGGCGAGGTGGAAATCTATGCCACCTCCCGCGACTTGCATGCCAAGCGCGTACTCAGTTCCTGGTATCGTCGTCTGCGTGGCTCCGACCATCTCAAACAGCGGGCGTTCGACGCCGGTCAAGGGGCCGGCACCGACGATGACGGCACCAGCGCCGTCGCCGAACAGTGCGTGGCCGACGAGGTTGCTCCCGTCGGGGCCGTAGAAGCAGACGAGGGTTATCTCGGAGCAGGCCACCAGGACGCGCGCGCCGCGGTTGTTCTCGGCGAGCTCCTTGGCCAGGTGAAGCGCCCTGCCTCCGCCGTAGCAGCCGTGGAGGCTGAGTATGGTGCGGCAGACCGTGGGGCGGAGGCCGAGGAGCGAGGCCAACTGGAGGTCGGCGCTCGGGGCGCGGCAGCCGGAGTAGGTGCTGAAGATGAGGTGGGTGATGTCGGTGGCTGGACGGCCCCACTCGGCAATCGCCTTCGCCGCGGCGGACTCCGCGAGCTTCGGGACTGCGGTGGCAACGATGTCGATGCGAGCGTCGAGGGATGGCAGTTCCCTATCAAGGAACTCCGGGTGGGCACGGAGTATTTCTTCGGTCATGTGGAAGTGCCGCTTCTCGATGCCTGTTTTATGGCctgaaattcaaataaaatgcCGGTCCTTTATTTCGAAAACTAATAAAGTAATTAAGGGAATAGTTAACGTCATCAAGGAGCATATACACTTGCTTACATATTCTCTTTAGCTTCTCCTTGAGGTCAGTAAGGTGGTCACTGTTGGTTACGCGGAAGAACTGGTCGGGGAACTCGTCCTGTGGCACGACGGCGCCGGACGGGTTCGCCGTGCCGATGGCGAGCACGGCCGCAGGTCCTTCCGCGTGCTGCATGCTCCGGCTGTCACGCATGGCGGCGTTATTAGCTCTTGTCATGGCCAATGGAAGAGTGTTGAGTGTATTTCTTGAATTGTTGGGAAGGGAAGAACGCTAGAGATATATAGCTCGATCCGTGCATCCAACGGGCTCAACTGCCTGAGGCTTTATACTGCTTGGTCGATGTCGACCTAGCAACGAGCTAGCCATGTTTTTGCGAACCTTTTTTTTTACGTTTGCTAGGCGTCAGGCAACTGAAAATTGGGAAGCTTACAGTCGATGGTGATTTGCCCAAGAAGAAGAACCACGTGAGGTTAGAGGAGAGGGTTAGGGTTCGAGGAAGACTGTAGGAGATGGTAAGAAGAACACTGCACATCGATTGAGAGGTAGAAGAAAGAATCTCATCCGTCCGATGCAGATTGTATGGATGGAAACGGTCGACTGAAGACTGAACCAAAGCCAGTCGATTGAATTTTAGACGATACCTTTCTTTTTGCATGTAATTAAGGAATTAATTATGCACAGTTGGAGCAGATAATTCTTTCTGCATGTAATTAAGGAATTAATTATGCACAGTTGGAGCAGATAATTGGATTTTTTATTGAAACATATATTGTGTGCTTTCTCATAAAAACTGGAAGCAATATTCTAGTACTTTTAAGCAGGGACGTTACAAGTGAAGTAATAAAAGTAATATTTTAAAGAAATAAACGTCgaactcttatagcaattgatatatattatcttttATATAGATATGCAGCGGAACAGAAACACTGGTGCTTAACAACATCGCAGACAACAGATCGAGAAACACGctctagaacgtcacaaccttgtTTTAATAGTTTTCAATATCTTCACCGATAACTCCATAGACAATCGACGGAGAACACCTCACTAGAATGCATCTTTCACGAGGTTTTCGAATTTTTTCCAACTAagtgtttggttatagcaaATATGAGCACATgtagtactcagcaagttgtgaagaaaatattatgcatatgaaggctttgatAAGGTAAGGTTAgtttggctcttttgcataaaataatatttaagtaaaaatatttgaaaagcagTAGTAATTAAGTATATGACTATAAACAACTAACCACCTTAAGATTTAGCAGGGAATATCTTTGCCACCTAGCAAAATGAAAATCATACTAACCGAATTAAAGAAAGGAGAAGGCATATCACCAGTGCAAGATTCTCAGGACAAATCATCTCCAATCTACAGTAGAGATTCCTCATGACAAATCACTCGTGAAAGATTTTTCAAACATATCATCTCTATTATACAGTGGAAATTCTACGCTATGTCATCTACAAGATGCTAAGCTGCTAAGCTataatgaataaataaatattctCCCATAACTATAAAAGGAGAAGGATAGCCGGATGGAATTACGACCCGAAGCAAGAGGAGAGAAGCAAGTGCAATTCAGTTTCCAGCCAATCTCTGAGAGCCCTTCCAACTTTAGTGTGTAGTGTTACACTTGTAAAATATTTGGTACCGAGAGAAGCATTGTAAATTAGCTGTTGTAAGGAATTCTGCAAGATAATTTCTTTCTATCTGTGTGGGTTCTTGAAATAGAAAACCATATGTAAGCTAGTTTTTGAAAATGAAGTAGTTTTCTTCAGAAAACCCTCAGTCTTCTCTGtttacatggaacaagtttttATGCTAAAAACTCTATAGCAAAAACTCTTTGATGGTTCTCAAGTTAGCTATGCATATGGAATTACACTCATAGGATGAGATAATCATGTACCAAAAGAGAAGTATTCCCTTCAAATGAAACTATTTAAAGAGATGATAAAAATTTACCCTATATAACCATAAATAAGAGATTCTAAGAAGAAGCGAGCTACTTTTGAAATAAGTTAGCGAGTACTTAAATAGTAAAAGCAAATGGTAAAAGATTCTAAATAGTAAATCAAATAGTAAAAGTGTATTGCGCCAGAGAATAGTGAAAACAAATATTGAAGGACCATAAATAGTGAAAGTGAATAGTAAAAGTAAATAGTAACTATATATACACACTTAACGGTGTGACCTTATTGACCCATGGAAGCACCGCGCAAGCACCATCACCGTGCGGAAACCCTATATAGTAGCTAGTAGACGACAAACAAGCTGCTCGGCAAGATCGGGCCTGATATATGTAGCTGTAGAGATCATATCATCCCAGCAGGATACCTAATCGAAGGTGAGGCAGCATCGTTGCTCCGTTTGTTTGCCAACTTACAAATTTGTTTGATCAAATTTGTTTACCAGTCTAATGGATTGGAGCGAACATCCTGCGCCGCATTAATGGGTTCTTAGCAGCCTCCATGCGTGGATTGACTACTACAAGGCCTGAATTTAAGGACAAGTAGCTGGCCAGGTCAATTTAGGTCAAGCCGACGCCTGCACGCATCCAGGACCGTAATGAATGAAATGAACTATCCATGCCTGTATCCAGGACCGTAATGAAATCAATGAACTGGACAGCTTCGGCGCTAGTTAGGGATTCCAGCTCCTCCGACCCTGACGCCCCTCCTATCGCCGTAGCAAATCTTAGCATCCACGCATGCATGTCTTTATAAGTGATATGATggtataaaatattttaatttttatttctaaaatgaAGTTAACACCGGTAGTAAATCTTTGCATTCTAGCCTTAACATTAATACTTACACCTTTAGTATCAATGCTAACTCATTTCTCTCCTTTGGCTTCTTGCTAGCACTTGTGGATGTACGTGCTAATTAAGTGTCCATTGCCTAAATTTTCCTTGGATATATATTTATGGTTGAAAAATAGAATTACTTTTCTATAGAACTCCTTTTGCATTTATTACAATTGTAATTTTTCAGCTGCAACAACTCTAATTATATATCCATTCAATctgcatttttattttaatgTTAGCGCAAAAAAATCAAtgatgtagatttttttttctccgattaacatgataatttctAGCACTTGGGGCAAACATGCTAGCTTTAATAATATAGTTGTATTCGCTACACAactatatatgtgatatgtgctAACATAAGTGTAGTTATATTCGTTATACAACTTTAGAATTCTATTCAATCTATGACGCTATAATCTGGATCCATCAAAATATAAGTGTTGTATTTTTTCTCAATTTCTATTGATTTacttatgtaattttctttttgttcttagATTTGTCTTGATTTAAAAATTACTGTGGTGTCTCGATAGATAGATTTTGCTGTGTcttatacaattttttttatattccaTCCTGTATAAAAGGAGTTGTTACGCACTAGGCAGGGCCAAGGACTACACAGACAACCGAATTTGCAGTGAAGTTGGCTAGCAGCATGACGCTTAGACTCTTGGCCGAAGTGAGCCCCCACGACTTGCTCGTAGGTCTTGCCGAGCTCCAAAACCACCTGCTCGGTTACGTTAAGTCCATGGCGCTCAAGTGCGCCGTGGATCTCGGCATCCCCAACGCCATCTACCGCCGCGGCGGTGCCGCCACCCTCGCCGAAATCGCGACCGACACCGCGGTACATCCGGCCAAGGTCCCTGACCTCCAGCGCGTGATGGAACTGCTCAGCACTTCGGGCATCTTCAGCGCCACCGCCGGGGAAGACAGCGGTGGCTTCGGTGTCGTCGTGTACGGGCTGACCACGGCATCCCGCTTCCTCGTCGGCTGGCGCAACCTGTCCCCTATGGTGCCGTTCTTGGTGAGCCCTGTCGTCGTCTCCTCCTTCTTCAGCATGTGCGACTGGTTCAGGAGCgagccggcggcggccgggTCCCTCTTCGAGCTGGCACACGGCTGCTCCCAGCGGGATATGGCGGGCAAGGATGCCGCGCTGAATAGCGCCCTGAACGACTACGTGGTCGCTGATAGCCAGCTTTTCCTCGAGGTCATTATTTTGGACAAGGGCCGCATCTTCCGCGGGCTGAGCTCGCTGATCGACGTCGGTGGCGGCCATGGCGCGGCCACACAGATCATCGCGAGGGCCTTCCCGCGCATCAAGTGCACCGTGCTGGACCTTCCTCACGTGGTCGGCCAGGTCACCGCCTGTGATGGCGAACTGCATTTCATTGCCGGCGACATGTTTGAGTCTATTCCACCTGCGGACGCTGTCTTACTCAAGGTATCCATATCACATAGTGTACAAATGTTCATCGGTAATTGCATACTTACTCCCCCTGTCACGAAAACATGTCGTTTTGGTGATCAACACAGTAAATTACGGTATAATAAAAGCACCTTCCAgacataaatatatatgattttcatgtattaaatattaatgtttTAAAATGATATTACTCCCTCTATTTTACAGTACTTATCCATGGCAACCATGCGCACTTAAGGGCGCTCTCTAACTACAAGAAAACAAGAATAATACAAAATGACCACGCAAGCCCCTGTTTAAGGGTAAAGGGTGAAAATGTTACACTAACTACTCTACTAATTTCCTccatgtaaaaatattttgaaatgagcATCCTGAGTAATATGAACAAATATTATGAAATGGAAGGAGTAATTCTCAAAAGAGATTTGCACATCAGGGAAAATGGCAAACCACAGCAGACTATGAGGTGATTATCTCAGCTTCGAATATTAGTGGTGCAATAAGTTTAGGGGCTTTGGCACAACGTGGGACAAAAAAATAGTATTAACTGAACTTATTAATGATCACTTGTATAAGTATATAGGAAGGATATATGTCTCATGATCATATCTTTCTTGTCCAAATGGCACTCCTCAAGCTATTCCAAATAGCCTCTAAAGTCATTTTTTTATTGAAGTACCTTGAAATATTCCACTTTATTCAGTCAAGCACTTTAAATTCAGTTTTGTTAATTTGAGCCctcaaatatttaattatgtttatatATTAGCcttattttaatttttgtatTTAGCTGctatcgatttttttttatcaacatGCATGAATAACTGCTATTGCAAGGACATAACAAAAACTACTACTTCAAACTTATAAATtattatagatttttttaactaaaatgGTACATTAGATATCTTTCTATGTACTCTTATATTTCCCAATTTAGTATTTTAAGTGGGCTTTTTTTATGGAGAACAACCACAAGACCATAGTATAATCAGTTGCATTACTAGCTTCAATTACCAATCCTGGTTGACTGAAATCAATGCTCATGTTGCAAGAGTCTAATTATTAAATATTTAGTATAAAGGGGATTAAGTGAATGAAGTAAAATGTTGGAGGGGCTCAAATCAACCTAATCAAATGTGACGAACTTTGAATAcgcaaattaaaaaatttaagggggggggggggggggagggatcAACAAATTGGGCATTGGGAGCTTGATTGCATACTCAAATAGTTTAGGGGCTTATAGtgcaatttttcctttttctcctttcATTAAATtgtttctcctttctcttcttcaAATAGTTTCTCTATATCTGTGCTAGAACATTTTGCATGAATGGGGTGATGAGGATTGCGTCAAGATACTTCAACGTTGCAAGGAAGCCATCCCTAGTAGACATGCTGGAGGAAAGGTTATAATCATAGATATGGTGAGAGGATCAGCAAAGGGAGATAGCAAAATCAGCGAGATGGAAGCCATACAGAACATGTTCATGATGCATGTCAACGGCATGGAACGAGGCGAAAATGAGTGGAAAAAGATCTTTTCTGATGCTGGATTCAGTGCCGATTACAAAATCATGCCAATATTGGGTCCCCTTTCAGTAATTGAGATCTACCCATGAATGCTCGGTGAACTCTGCGTGTTGTCAATAAGCAGATACCTCGTTAACATGCTTCTGTTGTcgtttcttctctcttttgttaAAAATGTGATATATGTTTGAGCCCATCGGGCCTAGTTGTTTCTGGAATTTGTAACTTCACTTTGTGGAACTATATATCGTGTTATGGTGACTGGATATTATTTATCCGAGGCAGACAACATTTtcatttgatgatattttgaaaatagttgTTTTATTCGATCTAGGACATTACCCATGCACAGAGTGGGCACCCTCGGTACGTTGCTACCATATGTAGTGCCGAATCATCTCAACATGTTACAATGCCTTAGGAGAACCATCTGACTATAAGGACTTGTATTCTATCTAGTTCACCCCCTAACTAATGTAACTTGTGTACTTTGTCAGCAGAGGATGGGGCTCGCGATGATGTGCCATCACCTTTAGTCCCGCTTCGGCCCATACTGCCCATAATAAAAGCATCATCCGAGTCCATAGTAGGGGCCTTATGTTCTCGGCCAATGGATCAGTCCCTCCGCGTTCGGGAAGTTGTCAAGCCCGTGATGGCTGTTACCCTGAGAACAAATACTTAGAGCAAGAATCGAGAAGGTCTGAGGTAGTTACCAACAAGATTCTTGCCTGAGCTTTAGGGTCCAAATCTACGATGGGAGCCAGGATGTCCTTGTGGCTGGGAGAAGAGATGGCTTCAAAAAGAACTCGAACGTTCTTATGAGTGACCCCTGGTGAATACACTACAAGAACATGCAACAAGCAAATGGAAAGCCTCCAATTCTGCAAAGCGCGATTACAATTAACGACTGCCTATGCTAGAAGAATCAAGTAACACAAAATGAAAATCGAATGAGTCCTAATGGATACCTGTAAGGAactgtccaaacagtattctaattaatcattaggattattattattcataatcataacctcaATAATTAGCTAGAATACCATCCCGATAGTCCTGGCACgtattttgtgtccaagatcgaaacacatgtctttccaacatatacatcacaacatagcttaagaaagagcgagtaattaaagttatattacaagttcttaaacatgCAACCATTCGCAACAgcttacacaaagagaaactacacagGGAAGATTAAAacattaacaacaacaaaaggagaatggaaccatatgcccttaggctccaccccaaaagctacacctcaccagagtaggatgcactactcttgcctacCACCTACATCGACGGgaatgaagtagccaaacaccgcctcaccCTCACTAGCaaaacctgaaagcgcaggcatgagtacgaaggtactcgcaaaacttaatccatatagatcacatatacatagctcaactccaaggattatgtattgagctattagcaagagtaggccacaaggttaagtaaaacatatgcggtaagcaacctagaaaCATATgcgtgagcatctatacttaactcaaaaatCCCTTTTTACCCTGCAATCCATAACTTGAACATGTAGGTATAGGAActatagtatctcatcaacaatatcCATCAACCATTTCTATTATatcataaccttatcccacattcgtaaactctacgacagATACaaatgactgagagcgcggtatttcgaaatgtttttacaccttcCAGGgtggtacaactttacccacacgactcgaggactattcggcttgtgctactcgtgaaagtacacacaagaggatactcgtgtcaacctttctcatgcccggaaccacccacttacaatgcccctatagcaccggggttaccgtgagcgtgtcccagacacctctggctccctgcaccttgcttctccttttctttttcttttatgcgTCATAGATccacaaggcaagtgtcggcatgACATATGATAATCgacttaccttaccattagattagcatgtggtgagtatgaaaagtgctagagctaaATGTACCGACAAACggtcttaaacgatgcaagcggtctatggcatccgggctcctctcccgaactacccagaggactccttcTGGCAGaaaatacccctaacaccacccataTCTCGCATCAGTCTCGCATCTCAGCcatcatctcaacctcatctttatatttgtaaacagtgattaagcctTAGGCTCGCGGACAacggcagcaccgtcgctcggctcctaccgaggacctaagaattgctaagcattttgaataacccttgaagctagacaccaactatatcatcaaggctacaaggataaggattcatcaataagtcaaggtagagacaatgcattaacataggttctacccatatcagcccgacactagactcaacacatgcatatatgaagcataatttatcaatttagactccatttaatttaaACAAAGGGTACAATATGCTTgcatgcttgccttgctgcttcggggtttgcccgatacttcccgGACATAACTCAAAGAAATGCAGAAGGTTGGCGTTGTCCTCGATCACGCTCGCGTCACGCTCCGGACCTTCGTTCACTaatgaagaacgcatgcaatgatgagcatgaacgACATGAAATAATGGATGCTCCACAGTGTatgacaacagtggagatgcaatgcatcatgcatAGGTTTTAAAGTATTAAAGGTTTTCCTTAGTTTGAATTATCATTAAGCATCTAATCatttcctggattaattaagtttaacacaaagcttaaccTAAAAATAGGAATTTAACCATATCTAACATGTAGGTGATTATTTTTGTTGCGTAGGGTATATCAAAATAGTGTTAACAAAATTGAcatcatcaattttggagttatcaCGAATTAATTATAGATTAACAAAGcttaaacctattttattaaccaatAAAATCcc
This genomic window from Phragmites australis chromosome 7, lpPhrAust1.1, whole genome shotgun sequence contains:
- the LOC133925431 gene encoding bisdemethoxycurcumin synthase-like, producing the protein MTRANNAAMRDSRSMQHAEGPAAVLAIGTANPSGAVVPQDEFPDQFFRVTNSDHLTDLKEKLKRICHKTGIEKRHFHMTEEILRAHPEFLDRELPSLDARIDIVATAVPKLAESAAAKAIAEWGRPATDITHLIFSTYSGCRAPSADLQLASLLGLRPTVCRTILSLHGCYGGGRALHLAKELAENNRGARVLVACSEITLVCFYGPDGSNLVGHALFGDGAGAVIVGAGPLTGVERPLFEMVGATQTTIPGTEYALGMQVAGGGIDFHLAIQVPMLLGQNVERCLLDALRSALGDDVDVAWNDLFWAVHPGGRPILDNIEAVLKLEPGKLAASRHVLREYGNMSGATIVFVLDELRRRRDDEEGDHWPEWGVMLAFGPGITIETIVLHSTGYVHIDP
- the LOC133923458 gene encoding acetylserotonin O-methyltransferase 1-like, with the protein product MTLRLLAEVSPHDLLVGLAELQNHLLGYVKSMALKCAVDLGIPNAIYRRGGAATLAEIATDTAVHPAKVPDLQRVMELLSTSGIFSATAGEDSGGFGVVVYGLTTASRFLVGWRNLSPMVPFLVSPVVVSSFFSMCDWFRSEPAAAGSLFELAHGCSQRDMAGKDAALNSALNDYVVADSQLFLEVIILDKGRIFRGLSSLIDVGGGHGAATQIIARAFPRIKCTVLDLPHVVGQVTACDGELHFIAGDMFESIPPADAVLLKNILHEWGDEDCVKILQRCKEAIPSRHAGGKVIIIDMVRGSAKGDSKISEMEAIQNMFMMHVNGMERGENEWKKIFSDAGFSADYKIMPILGPLSVIEIYP